Below is a window of Camelina sativa cultivar DH55 chromosome 11, Cs, whole genome shotgun sequence DNA.
TACCATGTGATATGCCGTAAACTACtgttctaaaaaaatattttgattttgtagggAACCAAacgtgtatatatttttaatgtttttaacgTCAacgtctctctcttttctagATGTCAGAAAAAGAAACTATTGGTCCATTTAGCAGGGTTtcattaacttttttaaaaatgtagttgcataaatatttaaaatttggttttcaatattaaagaaattcaaatcttattatataaaatatatgactaTAGGGACTAGGGAGAATCAAAGTAGAAAAtaacattgtattaaaataaaaaacaaatgttaacaGATTTTAACGATGTGATTGCAAAAATTAAGATTGCCTCTGTCTGTATCGGGGGAATTCCTCGAGGCAAAACATTAATTTCGTGTCTTTCTTTGTGTTTCCCAATTTTAGTTAAGACTGTTCTTATacagtatattttaattttttctttcttcctaatacttttttatttttactactaATTATCGATTGCTTTGACACCTAGTAAAAAGCAGTTGGTTTGACAattgtgtttgtgttattttctaATCATATGCTCTGATTTAAGACATGACGATGATACTTGCTCTCGTTTTGTGTACAAAATTTATAACACGATATTACTCACCGACAATAACAAACTTTATGCATTTAGTAATTGagacacacaaaagaaaaagaaaaggaatacaACATTTTTGATCACTCAAATAGTAGAAAACTCAGTTGTGGTTTGCTATTTATTAGTACTATATTCAACACTTTATGAAATTATAGTCACCATACTAACTAACCAGCAGGCCGTATAATCTTGGCATTTTGAAGTAAATTACATTGAGATGGTATGCTCATGCTAACAAGCCCATTCTTGtcaacattattttaaaaattatgaagtcaaagaaacaatttatttttgagaaaagCTGGGTGAACAACTTCCGGAGGGGCGGCTGGAAACATGTTTCGATTGATGAGAGAGTATAGCTAGTCATTTTCAAACAACATGAAAACTTATTTGTATGTCTCCTGCCGAAAAATGCTTATTTGGTAGATTGTTGAGATGTTTGGGCAGAGTACGTACTAGCtaggtatatatatgtctatcaATTCTATTCGAAATCTAGGAATGACCCCAACAATTAtcattttactttattttctataacaaaaaaaaaatgtttttcccAAACGAGGAACTAATCTAACAACTTGTAGCTAAAAAGAGGAACAATCAATCAACTTCAAGATCGATACTTACcgttttggttattttcttctattttgttccttttttctcataaatcattaatattttttattttgtcataaATGTCTGTGTTTTGTTCTGTACACACCTAAGAtgatataaggaaaaaaaaaaatggattcgGAGTCTCGTAGACAGTTCTTCTAATCTTTCGAGTTCAAgctcaaacaacaacaaaagtaatattcaaaacaatattaaaaaaaagaaagtatggagtgaccaaagaaaaagaaaaaacctcaAACATTTCTCTGTACGTTTGTTGTCTTTTGCCGGCGAAAACGGAAACTGTTTCATGTAaatgacaaacacaataaaatccAATTCGTTTCCTCTTtgatacttcaaaaaaaaaatgtaaagatcagtttcttttctttctctgttaGGCTATCAATTTAATAAGTATCTTATTCATTTCTAAAccaagacaaaaaagaaagtctgattttgttttgttttctttattttatctttttgtgtgtggtttcATGGGGATCTAGGGATGAAGAAACAATGGCTACTGGACAAAACAGAACAAGTGTGCCAGAGAATCTGAAGAAACATCTCGCAGTTTCAGTTCGAAGCATTCAATGGAGTTATGGTATCTTTTGGTCTGTCTCTTCTTCTCAGTCTGGGTAAGTTTCATAATCATATTCCTCCAAAACTATAAGTTGgagaattttaacatatattgatgaaaatattttttcaaaattagatAAAACTTATGGGTTTAATTCAAaactggttttgttttttattataaagaTTTCTAGGTCTCttgaaaattttgttctttttgtctctttttgaaGTTCTTGATTAGTTCAAGAAAATGTTCTGTTTTatcaaaaccccaaaaaaaaaaagttttgttttattttcctgattcgttttttttttgttttgattcaaaAGAGTATTAGAATGGGGAGATGGATATTACAATGGAGATATCAAAACGAGGAAGACGATTCAAGCTTCGGAGATCAAAGCTGATCAGCTTGGTTTAAGGAGGAGCGAGCAGCTTAGCGAGCTTTACGAGTCTCTCTCCGTAGCTGAATCTTCTTCCTCCGGCGCCGCCGCTGGATCTCAGGTCACTAGAAGAGCTTCCGCCGCCGCTCTCTCGCCGGAAGATCTCGCCGACACCGAGTGGTACTTCTTGGTTTGTATGTCATTCGTCTTCAACATCGGTGAAGGGTAAACACGTCTTTTCCCTACATCAacatatattgacatttattaTATGTCGTGTTCGGATTTGATCTTTGCCAGTTTTTAAAcaaaatgacaaacaaaaatgtttaggTTCACCCCTTCTTCTCTCAACCAATTAGAATCTTctatcttatattttatttaaaaaataaatcaaattaaattaaaaagaaaacaaagtaaggaaaaaaattctgtatatttttaattaaggaaagttaaatattggcttggtttagatttttaaaattagaacaaaattacatgtcggtttgggtttacaaataaaatggttagggtttagattttacaattaaaacgaaattatatgtcggtttgggtttacaaatgaggtggttagggtttagattttataattagaatgaaattatatgtcggtttggattcacaaatgagatggttagggtttagattttacaagtagaatgaaattatttgttggtttggattcacaaatgagatgttagggtttagattttacaattagagcgaaattatatgtcggtttgggttcataaatgagatggttagggtttagattttacaagtagaatgaaattatatgtcggtttgggttcacaaatgagatggttagggtttagattttacaagtagaacaaaattatatgtcggtttgggttcacaaatgagatgttaaggtttagatttcacaattagaacgaaattatatgtcggtttgggttcacaaatgagatggttagggtttagattttacaagtagaacaaaattatatgtcggtttgggttcacaaatgagatgttaaggtttagatttcacaattagaacgacattatatatcggtttgggttcacaaatgagatagttagggtttagattttacaagtagaacaaaattatatgtcggtttgggttcacaaatgagatggttagggtttagattttacaagtagaacaaaattatatgtcggtttgggttcacaaatgagatggttagggtttagattttacaagtagaacaaaattatatgtcggtttgggttcacaaatgagatgttagggtttagatttcacaattcaaacgaaattatatgtcggtttgggttcacaaatgagatggttagggtttagattttacaagtagaacaaaattatatgtcggtttgggttcacaaatgagatggttagggtttagattttacaagtagaacaaaattatatgtcggtttgggttcacaaatgagatgttagggtttagatttcacaattcaaacgaaattatatgtcggtttgggttcacaaatgagttggttagggtttagattttacaagtagaatgaaattatatgtcggtttgggttcacaaatgagatgttagggtttagattttacaattagaacgaaattatatgtcggtttgggttcataaatgagatggttagggtttagattttacaagtagaacgaaattatatgtcggtttaggttcacaaatgagatggttatggtttaaattttacaagtagaacgaaattatatgtaggttttgagtttattaaaaaacggtttaagtttttaattttataataatgtatacagattttattttcttattttataagggggtgaatgaaAAGGTTTACccttaggggtgaacccaagtattgttcaaTGACAAAACACACTTTTAATATACTCGTAGGTCCAGGTGTTTCGACTTTTATGGTTCAGTTTAGGTTTGTTGGAGGATTTCAGGGTTTTGCGggacgaaaaaaaaattacatatactAGAACCactattttagtttttgtttggtttgaaattttaatgtttGGATTTGGTCGGTATgtcattaagaaaaacaaagaagttaaACACATGATTAATTTTAAAGAGTTAAGCATGTGTATTTAAGTATGTTTAACTCTATTCTaaacaacttttgttttattcGGTTTAAATTCGTGTTTGGTTCAGTTTAGTCCTGTTAATCATCATAAAAAGTtcagattaatatattttcccaTCATTTTGGTTTTTCCTGCGCACATGACACATCTATCTTTCGACAGTTGTGAAAATTGTTAGGAAGAAAATTATGGAAAAATGATAGATTTATTTATAGAATTCAATTAcgtctttttttaattaatctggtttttttggttgttggtAGAATGCCTGGAAGGACGTTTGCGAACGGTGAACCGATATGGTTGTGCAACGCTCATATGGCGGATAGTAAAGTCTTTAGCCGCTCCCTTCTGGCAAAAGTAAGTGCTAGTACCGTAGTACCAACGTACTTGTTACTGATTGAAAACGCTAAAATCAGTACCATttttgattgtgtgtttttgtggGTGCTGGTTTAGAGTGCTTCAGTTAAGACAGTGGTTTGCTTCCCGTTTCTTGGAGGAGTCGTTGAGATTGGTACCACAGAACATGTAAGCCAATATTTATGTTCTGCCTTGAATGTTAATTACAAACTTACCACAAAGCATTTTGATATCGAATAATACACCCAAAACACATAATTAAGCTTAACATTTTGGGAGTCTCGTACCGGTATAAGATTTCCACGGTGTGATTATGATGTGTCAATACAAAtcattgattttttgtttttgggttttacgTTAAGTCTAAAGTCTTTGTGTTTTATCCTACTTTATATGGTTTATGAAGTCGATTAGTAGAAAACTTATTTAAAActagtcttttttgtttttctgtaatAACCATATGgtttagaaacaaaaaccaaataaattaaatataggcTTAAATATGGCTTATAGTAGTTTGCTAATTTATGCTTAAGGTCATGTttacttaattataattttataattgaaatttTACACAACTTTTCTTGGTGTGTTTCATTGGTAGATTACAGAAGACATGAACGTAATACAATGCGTGAAGACATCATTCCTTGAAGCCCCTGATCCTTACGCTACTATATTACCAACAAGATCCGATTATCACATCGACAACGTTCTCGATCAGCAACATATTCTAGGCGACGAGATTTACGCGCCTATGTTCGGCACGGATCCTTTTCCGACGGCTTCTCCGAGCAGAACTACCAACGGTTTCGATCCGGAATATGAGCAACTAGCAGAAGATCATGATTCGTTCATGACCGAAAGAATCACCGGAGGANNNNNNNNNNNNNNNNNNNNNNNNNNNNNNNNNNNNNNNNNNNNNNNNNNNNNNNNNNNNTTGTTGGACTCACCAGATGCCAGAGGTGATGAAACCGCGAACCACGCTGTTTTAGAGAAGAAACGCCGCGAGAAACTTAACGAACGGTTCATGATCTTGAGATCAATCATTCCTTCAGTcaacaaggtatatatatacatctacctgaatcttcaaaatttcaaaaatccaTGAATATCGCGAGGAGACTAATCATAAGGTCTTACATTTTCGATAGATCGACAAAGTATCGATTCTTGACGATACGATAGAGTATCTTCAAGAACTCGAGAGACGGGTTCAAGAACTAGAATCTTGCAGAGAATCAACCGATACAGATACGCGTGGGACGATgacgatgaagaggaagaaaccaTGCGATGCAGGGGAAAGAACATCAGCTAATTGCACAAACAATGAAACCGGAAATGGGAAGAAGGTTTCGGTTAACAATGGTGGTGAAGCCGAGCCAGCAGACACTGGCTTTACTGGTTTGACCGATAACTTAAGGATCGGTTCGTTTGGTAATGAGGTCGTCATTGAGCTTAGATGTGCTTGGAGAGAAGGTGTCTTGCTTGAGATAATGGATGTGATAAGTGATCTCAACTTGGATTCTCATTCGGTTCAATCATCGACCGGAGACGGTTTACTCTGCTTAACCGTCAACTGCAAGGTATACACTCTTAACCTGATTTTTTCTTAACCGATATTTGGTTAACCTGAATACACATATTATTGAAATGTTTTGGTTTTCAGCACAAGGGGTCAAAAATAGCGACACCAGGAATGATCAAAGAGGCTCTTCAAAGGGTTGCATGGATTTGTTGAAGACTACTTGGTTTAAATTAGGAAAGGCTCCCCGGTTTGGTTTTCTACTCTTTCGTATTAATCTAACCGGGTTTTAGGAATTCGTGTAAAGACCTTAATTATTTTGTGCTGTCTCTTAACGTAGGTgaagaggaaaaacaaaaactacgaGTGTTTTCTTTTGAGGgtagattattttaatttagcgatgaattaaaaatttgtagtagctagtttagttaaatttttaaagctATTTTTGTAGTTAATCACATTTTGAATATTCATATGGTATTATTTTTCTAAGCACAATAATATAATGTGACGCTgcggaaaaaaaacataaaatgtgAAAATGAAATTAGTGGTCACAAGATTCTACGTATCTTTTAACAATTTAAGGAAAAACAGGTAAAAGTTTATGATAAAGAAAACCCAGATTAGTTTATaacaatttatttagtttataaaataaataggtcttcttctttgtctgtACTTATAAGGCTAATCTCTTGTAATAATGTTTCTTGTGGGGATGCAAAGTCCTAGATATAGATTCTTAGTAAAAAACTAGGTGGGTGGGAATTAGATTCGTGTTCCTTGCTTCTCGGTTCGAGGTATCCGTTTTCAGTTGGGTTAAATCATCGCGGTAGCCTCTATCCTTGGTCCTCTTCCATCTGCGCTTATAGGTCCTTTCGACGTCGGCTCTTGAGTATATATTCCTGTGACTATTGTTCTCTTCCGACTTCTTCGttgattttgagagcttttcttttggttttgttgtttcaatTTGTGTTCCCCGCGTATCAGACTTAAGCTTCTGGGGGTATCTCTGTTTTCTTCCGACTTTATGATTTCAAAACCGAATTCCACCCTTGTATTCTATACTTgtattatataatgaaaatgttcaagtgaaaaaaaaaaaaaaaaaaaaaaaaaaaaaaaaaccagattaATTTCCCTAACTGGCTCATACTattttatcaaatcaaattgaaaatcaacaaaactaaaTGCTGTATCTtacttttacaaatttaaaagcGTTGACCAATTactttctaatttatttttagttttacctatctaatcatgttttttttaaatgttttaatcttactagatttttttttccaaatcatGGAGATCTAAAAAAAGTggtaaaaatggtaaaaatgattattaagaaaaaaatccaaactggAATGttaagatattattatttaagaaGTTAGAACCAAAATTAATTGACTACAATGATATTTTCATTGAAAAAATATACCCCAAAGCAAATATATACATACCTCTTAGGGAAAATATCTTTTCAGACAAAAACATAACTTCTTTCCTTTTGAACTACAAAACCGAAAACataaattcaaagattttaCATGTCTGTGTAGTGTGCATACAAAGTGAGAGATCAGGAAAAGAGAGATGGTGAAGCAGCTTCTGGCCTGAAAATTTCTTCTCTCCGGTAAGTAACTtgcatttacatgtttatatatatcctGACATCTTATTCTCTTAGATTGTACTCCTCCTTTTTTGATAACGTTTTTGATAACGGGACCGTAGACTAATTCCCATAGTACCCGACCCTATAGAAGAGTCTTTAAACACAATTTACTGTTAAGGTCCATTTTGAAACATTAACCCTTGTACTTTGTTTTAATCAGGTTTCTAAACTTTGGCATATGAATCTGTAGTCCATTTAGATCCATTACAACagacttttgttgttttataattatccctgtttttttttttttttttttttttttttttttttNNNNNNNNNNNNNNNNNNNNNNNNNNNNNNNNNNNNNNNNNNNNNNNNNNNNNNNNNNNNNNNNNNNNNNNNNNNNNNNNNNNNNNNNNNNNNNNNNNNNNNNNNNNNNNNNNNNNNNNNNNNNNNNNNNNNNNNNNNNNNNNNNNNNNNNNNNNNNNNNNNNNNNNNNNNNNNNNNNNNNNNNNNNNNNNNNNNNNNNNNNNNNNNNNNNNNNNNNNNNNNNNNNNNNNNNNNNNNNNNNNNNNNNNNNNNNNttttttttttttttttttttttttttttttttaacttgcaGCTGTCTGAATAAGTTTGAAAGAAAGTTGCAATCTCTAAGAATGGGAGATGAGCCAAGATTCAGTGAGAAATGGGATTTCAGAAGGAAAGATAACGAGTTTGAAGATTCTTCAAGCGATGATCCAGATTCAAACTCGACCCAGGATCCTATTATTCATAATCCAAATGTTCTTCTTGATTCGAGTCAGGTCGATAATGGACCAAAAACAGTGACTAGAGAAGAACCTGTGAAAACCCGGAAGAGGAGAAGCAAGAAAGATGAAAGTAAACCTGAGAAACCTAAGCAAGTAGGAAGACGGAAACCGAAAACTGTTTCTGCAgaggagaataagaagaaagaagaaatgggAACTGTTTCTGCAGAGGAGactaagaagaaagaagaaataggGACGGGTATGGATGGTGTTGGAATGTTTATGGAGACATTGCTTGATGATCTTACGGCTTCTAGAGAGCGTTTAATGGATTGGGTGAAGACTGAATTGTATGGAGCATCGGATGAAAATGTTGCATCTCGGCCGCCTTCGAAGAAGCGAGGGGTTGCTGCTGCGGTAGCAGCAAAGAGACCAGTGAAGAAGAgaatgacgaagaagaagaaggaagaggaggagaagatgaagaagaaggaagaagaggagaaggagagtGAAAAGCAGAGAAAACCAAGCGAGCACAGTCAAGAGATGAAC
It encodes the following:
- the LOC104728444 gene encoding transcription factor GLABRA 3-like; the protein is MDEETMATGQNRTSVPENLKKHLAVSVRSIQWSYGIFWSVSSSQSGVLEWGDGYYNGDIKTRKTIQASEIKADQLGLRRSEQLSELYESLSVAESSSSGAAAGSQVTRRASAAALSPEDLADTEWYFLVCMSFVFNIGEGMPGRTFANGEPIWLCNAHMADSKVFSRSLLAKSASVKTVVCFPFLGGVVEIGTTEHITEDMNVIQCVKTSFLEAPDPYATILPTRSDYHIDNVLDQQHILGDEIYAPMFGTDPFPTASPSRTTNGFDPEYEQLAEDHDSFMTERITGGLDSPDARGDETANHAVLEKKRREKLNERFMILRSIIPSVNKIDKVSILDDTIEYLQELERRVQELESCRESTDTDTRGTMTMKRKKPCDAGERTSANCTNNETGNGKKVSVNNGGEAEPADTGFTGLTDNLRIGSFGNEVVIELRCAWREGVLLEIMDVISDLNLDSHSVQSSTGDGLLCLTVNCKHKGSKIATPGMIKEALQRVAWIC